From the Thermodesulfobacteriota bacterium genome, one window contains:
- a CDS encoding bifunctional (p)ppGpp synthetase/guanosine-3',5'-bis(diphosphate) 3'-pyrophosphohydrolase: protein MIRLNDIIEKVNSYLYLLEPELEVIKSAYVFSAKVHAGQKRSSGEPYLSHPLEVSAILADMKLDVASIVTGLLHDTVEDTLATLEEIDSLFGKEVAFLVDGVTKISRLPFTSKIDEQAESFRKLILATAKDIRVVLIKLADRLHNMRTLQHLSEDRRRRIARETFEIYSPLAHRLGIEWVRTELDDLSFRFLNPEEYEMISARVAKKRKEWEKYVEEVKGILSKQLSEFGIKAEITGRIKGIYGIHNKMQSQNIDFDNVYDIIAFRIITTSLRECYEALGAVHSAWKPIPGRFKDFIALPKGNGYQSLHTTVIGPFGERMEIQIRTRRMHEIAEHGIAAHWKYKEGRIESGDSDKIYANLRQLLEWKDIKDPTEFLEAVKGDLIPGMVYAFTPKGDLKELPSGATPVDFAYAIHTEVGNTCTRATVNGKIVPLDYRLKSGDTVEITTSPDKHPSRDWLKFVASSRAKTKIRSWLRTEERQKSNLVGKSICERKFKQHGLDFQEMLKKGELDSALSELGFKDVEDFYLAVGFGKVSVADLLKIVLPKGTFDQPPEKESRLQRIIKTLTGSTTGGVLVKGYDDVMIRFANCCGALPGEEIVGYITRGRGLTIHKHNCPQLLDTDPARRIEVEWDRSFKGPRSAKIMVICSDRPGMLSSITRSIASSDVNISKAEIHSTEVDRAVGTFDVDVSDLSQLENLINSIRKVKGVISVERIVGVEES, encoded by the coding sequence ATGATTCGGCTTAACGACATAATCGAGAAGGTTAATTCTTATCTCTACCTCCTTGAGCCGGAGCTCGAGGTTATAAAGAGCGCCTATGTATTCTCGGCAAAGGTTCATGCCGGGCAGAAGAGAAGCTCAGGGGAGCCTTATCTTAGCCATCCGCTCGAGGTTTCGGCAATCCTGGCTGACATGAAACTCGACGTAGCCTCAATAGTAACCGGTCTTCTCCACGACACGGTGGAGGACACCCTGGCCACACTCGAAGAAATAGACTCCCTATTCGGCAAGGAAGTAGCGTTTCTGGTGGATGGTGTCACCAAGATAAGCCGTCTGCCGTTTACATCAAAGATTGACGAGCAGGCGGAGAGCTTCCGGAAGCTGATACTGGCCACGGCAAAAGATATAAGGGTGGTTCTCATAAAACTGGCCGACCGCCTCCACAACATGCGCACGCTTCAGCATCTGTCCGAGGATCGTCGGAGAAGGATAGCCAGGGAGACCTTCGAAATATATTCTCCGCTTGCCCACAGGCTCGGAATTGAATGGGTCAGGACCGAGCTCGACGACCTGTCTTTCCGCTTCCTCAACCCCGAGGAGTATGAGATGATCTCGGCGAGGGTGGCTAAGAAGAGAAAAGAGTGGGAGAAATACGTCGAAGAGGTAAAGGGGATACTGTCGAAACAACTGTCTGAATTCGGTATAAAGGCCGAGATTACCGGCAGGATCAAGGGCATCTATGGAATACACAACAAAATGCAGTCTCAGAACATCGATTTCGATAATGTATACGACATAATAGCATTCCGGATTATTACCACCTCGCTCAGGGAATGCTACGAAGCCCTCGGGGCCGTGCATTCCGCCTGGAAGCCTATCCCCGGAAGGTTTAAAGACTTCATCGCTCTACCCAAAGGTAACGGATATCAGTCCTTACATACCACGGTTATTGGTCCCTTCGGGGAGAGGATGGAGATACAGATCAGGACACGCCGGATGCACGAGATAGCCGAACACGGCATCGCCGCTCACTGGAAATACAAAGAAGGGAGGATCGAGAGCGGCGATAGCGACAAGATTTATGCCAACTTGAGACAGTTGCTCGAATGGAAGGATATAAAGGATCCCACCGAGTTTCTGGAGGCGGTCAAGGGAGACCTGATACCGGGTATGGTTTACGCCTTTACCCCAAAGGGCGACCTGAAAGAACTTCCTAGCGGGGCAACCCCGGTCGATTTTGCCTATGCTATTCATACGGAGGTGGGAAACACTTGCACCAGGGCCACAGTCAATGGAAAGATCGTCCCGCTGGACTACCGGCTCAAAAGCGGTGACACGGTGGAGATAACGACCTCGCCGGACAAACATCCAAGCCGCGACTGGTTAAAGTTTGTGGCCAGTTCCAGGGCTAAGACCAAGATCCGTTCCTGGCTCAGGACCGAGGAAAGGCAGAAGTCTAACCTGGTCGGCAAGTCTATTTGCGAGAGGAAGTTCAAGCAGCACGGTCTCGATTTTCAGGAGATGCTTAAAAAAGGGGAGCTGGACAGTGCGCTCTCCGAGCTTGGGTTCAAGGATGTAGAGGATTTCTACCTGGCCGTGGGATTCGGAAAGGTTTCGGTTGCTGATTTACTGAAGATAGTCCTGCCTAAAGGAACGTTCGACCAACCGCCCGAGAAGGAATCCAGACTGCAGAGAATCATCAAGACCCTCACCGGTTCAACGACCGGCGGGGTGCTGGTCAAGGGTTATGACGACGTTATGATAAGATTCGCCAACTGCTGTGGAGCATTGCCTGGGGAAGAGATCGTGGGATACATAACCCGGGGCCGCGGTCTGACCATACATAAGCACAACTGTCCGCAGCTCCTAGATACAGACCCGGCCCGCCGGATAGAAGTGGAATGGGACCGGAGCTTCAAAGGGCCTCGTTCAGCAAAGATCATGGTCATTTGCAGCGACCGCCCGGGTATGCTGTCGAGCATTACCCGTTCTATTGCATCATCTGATGTGAACATATCCAAGGCGGAGATACACTCGACCGAGGTGGACAGGGCGGTGGGTACGTTTGACGTGGACGTCTCCGACCTCAGCCAACTGGAAAATTTGATAAATTCCATAAGGAAGGTGAAGGGTGTTATCTCCGTTGAGAGGATAGTGGGTGTTGAAGAGTCATAG
- the gmk gene encoding guanylate kinase, with the protein MREGILFIVSGPSGSGKTTLVKQIIHKIENIKFTVSFTTRKKRPGEVEGVDYRFVSEDEFQDMAKNGRFAEWAVVHGQHYGTPAAELEQAKESGIDLLLDIDVQGARSVRNKYGSGVYIFVTPSSLDALKERLVKRKSDDMSEIKKRLEDAKGEMEEAKFYDYIIINDSLDEAIKNLTAVILAERCRKERVLGQLIIEGI; encoded by the coding sequence ATGAGAGAGGGAATTCTATTTATAGTTTCCGGGCCATCAGGCAGCGGCAAGACTACCTTGGTGAAACAAATCATTCACAAAATTGAGAATATCAAGTTCACCGTTTCATTCACCACCAGAAAGAAGAGGCCCGGGGAAGTGGAGGGGGTAGATTACAGATTCGTTTCAGAGGACGAGTTCCAGGATATGGCCAAAAACGGCCGGTTTGCTGAATGGGCCGTCGTCCATGGCCAGCATTACGGAACCCCGGCCGCGGAGCTGGAGCAGGCAAAAGAATCGGGAATTGACCTCCTTCTGGATATAGACGTTCAGGGGGCCAGGAGCGTGAGGAATAAGTATGGCTCCGGGGTATACATATTCGTTACCCCTTCATCCTTGGATGCTCTGAAGGAGAGGTTGGTCAAGAGAAAGAGCGACGATATGTCCGAGATCAAAAAAAGGCTCGAAGATGCAAAAGGGGAAATGGAAGAAGCCAAATTCTATGATTATATTATTATCAATGACTCTCTTGACGAGGCGATAAAGAATCTCACCGCCGTCATACTGGCAGAGAGGTGTAGAAAAGAGAGGGTCCTAGGGCAGCTAATAATTGAGGGTATATAG
- a CDS encoding mannose-1-phosphate guanylyltransferase gives MDLYALIMAGGEGKRFWPLSRKDKPKQFLSLVSGKSMIRQTVDRVLPIIPIEKIFVVTLERYARETLRHVSELPAENLILEPEGKNTGPAIAVGTLRIKKLSPDALTVVLPADHAIGKEEVFREVILYAAQIANMRLQNNDHPLITLGVKPVRPETGYGYIKEGETIDKSNRFEVKRVERFTEKPDSTTARRFLEQGGYLWNSGIFIWKASSILDAFEKLLPHWSKPLDSLLDDLNTNRENTGLIRFYEQIEPGPIDKLILEKWGNTLVIPVDFPWSDIGSWQALDEFLRKSDGENILRGEAVAVDSTSCLVFGDKRLIAVVGVKGLVVVETDDAILVLDKEKAQDVKKVVEKLEKEGKLKVES, from the coding sequence ATGGATTTATATGCTCTCATCATGGCCGGGGGCGAGGGGAAGAGGTTCTGGCCTCTAAGTAGGAAGGACAAGCCCAAGCAATTCCTCTCTCTGGTTAGTGGGAAGTCCATGATAAGACAAACTGTGGACCGGGTCCTTCCCATAATTCCCATCGAGAAAATCTTTGTAGTAACCCTGGAAAGGTATGCCCGGGAGACCTTGAGACACGTGTCCGAACTCCCCGCCGAGAACCTGATCCTCGAGCCTGAAGGGAAAAATACGGGCCCGGCGATTGCCGTTGGAACACTCCGGATAAAGAAGCTCTCGCCTGATGCACTGACAGTGGTTCTGCCCGCAGACCATGCCATAGGGAAGGAAGAGGTTTTCAGGGAGGTTATTCTTTATGCGGCACAAATAGCGAACATGAGGCTTCAGAATAATGATCATCCTCTAATAACCTTGGGCGTTAAACCGGTCAGACCGGAAACGGGCTATGGATATATAAAAGAAGGGGAAACCATCGATAAATCAAATAGATTTGAGGTTAAAAGGGTGGAACGGTTCACCGAAAAGCCGGATTCGACGACTGCTCGACGGTTCTTAGAGCAGGGGGGCTATTTATGGAACAGCGGAATATTCATCTGGAAAGCCTCTTCTATCCTCGATGCCTTTGAGAAGCTCCTTCCCCATTGGAGTAAACCTTTAGACAGCTTACTCGATGATTTGAATACCAACCGGGAGAATACGGGTCTTATCCGGTTTTATGAACAAATCGAGCCCGGGCCTATAGATAAGCTCATCCTGGAAAAGTGGGGAAATACGCTGGTGATACCGGTAGATTTTCCATGGAGTGATATCGGCAGTTGGCAGGCATTGGACGAGTTCCTGAGGAAGAGCGATGGGGAAAACATCCTTCGGGGAGAAGCAGTAGCGGTCGATTCCACATCCTGCCTGGTGTTTGGAGATAAGAGGTTGATTGCCGTTGTCGGGGTGAAGGGTTTAGTTGTAGTGGAGACCGACGATGCCATCCTGGTCCTAGACAAGGAAAAGGCGCAGGACGTGAAGAAGGTGGTGGAAAAGCTGGAGAAGGAAGGGAAGTTGAAAGTTGAGAGTTAA
- a CDS encoding ferritin-like domain-containing protein — protein MDLKKVIDGLNKGLSLEYASIIQGLQHSFLVQGLFRESIAPMLRGHAEESLKHAKMLGEKIAALGGLPTVEPAPIKQATDLTEMLKQDLELAYQVYEHYESLLKLVQDDTPLRVMIENMVEAEKEDCEELEKILELKKIKVKDKQLKFSVK, from the coding sequence ATGGACCTAAAAAAGGTAATTGACGGATTGAACAAGGGGCTTTCACTAGAATACGCAAGCATAATACAGGGACTTCAGCATAGTTTTCTGGTCCAGGGTTTATTCCGGGAATCGATAGCCCCAATGCTCAGGGGGCATGCGGAGGAGTCGCTCAAGCACGCGAAGATGTTGGGTGAGAAGATAGCCGCCCTGGGCGGGCTCCCAACCGTAGAACCTGCACCGATAAAGCAGGCTACTGACCTGACCGAGATGTTGAAACAGGACTTGGAGCTGGCTTATCAGGTGTATGAGCATTACGAGTCCCTCTTAAAACTGGTGCAGGATGATACTCCTCTCCGGGTGATGATCGAGAACATGGTAGAAGCGGAAAAAGAAGATTGTGAGGAGCTGGAGAAGATACTGGAGCTAAAGAAAATTAAGGTCAAGGATAAGCAGCTAAAGTTTAGCGTAAAATAG
- a CDS encoding restriction endonuclease, with the protein MRTRNFILPVVCLLFLIPITSLAGKLYKWVDEKGVTHVTDDPEKVPEEHKGSMKKFAPEDKLDSLTIKVEDIWKDIKSEKVKIAAGIAGLIIITALYKLLRRTKLRTNEKKREKHLQALEQSGIDVLDLAQYQKYIGALLTRQGFNLRTPEGSFNLGVDLIAEKDKSRYAVQIKRQASPISGAIVNDLEREKHRYGCDRSMIISNNYFTDDAVERAGPSGCTLIDREKLGEWIRQFGEKA; encoded by the coding sequence ATGAGGACAAGGAATTTCATATTACCGGTCGTTTGTCTTCTTTTTCTGATACCCATTACCTCACTCGCCGGCAAGCTGTATAAGTGGGTCGACGAGAAGGGCGTAACCCATGTTACCGATGACCCGGAAAAAGTCCCTGAAGAGCATAAAGGTTCGATGAAAAAATTCGCCCCTGAAGACAAACTAGACTCATTAACAATCAAAGTTGAAGACATATGGAAGGACATTAAGAGCGAAAAAGTGAAAATCGCCGCCGGGATCGCCGGGTTAATAATCATTACTGCGTTATACAAGCTGCTGAGACGAACAAAACTAAGAACAAACGAAAAGAAAAGGGAGAAACATCTCCAGGCACTAGAGCAGTCCGGGATAGACGTCCTAGACCTTGCCCAATATCAAAAATACATCGGAGCATTATTGACCAGACAAGGCTTTAATTTGAGGACACCGGAAGGCTCTTTTAACCTCGGTGTTGACCTGATCGCCGAAAAGGATAAGAGCAGGTACGCCGTCCAGATCAAGCGGCAAGCATCTCCCATATCCGGTGCTATAGTCAACGACCTGGAGAGGGAAAAACACCGGTATGGTTGCGACCGGTCCATGATTATCAGCAACAATTACTTCACCGATGACGCCGTGGAGAGAGCGGGGCCGAGCGGGTGCACACTTATCGACAGGGAAAAGCTCGGGGAGTGGATCCGGCAATTTGGGGAAAAAGCGTAA
- a CDS encoding AMP-binding protein, which produces MKKLNKPIRKIPVIKPGLGIRTIPEMLESSAEKYKDKTAFMMPRKNRMYEISFGQTLEYVKRISRHLRELGLGKGDHIAILGENRPEWGIAYFSVAWVGATAIPLDARASPDSYKPILKFSGAKAIILSRSFLPYVESISDELEQLRHIILMDDFEDIYNRYSTGVDRDTVSPDDLMEILFTSGTTGDPKGVMLTHGNIMSNVDDIYSAIEFNPEDSMFSILPIHHSYECTGGLLTPFYNGMSVFYARSLKPNEMIEDLRSAKPTLWLNSPLILEKLYQRMNKELSNQKGLRAFVTNILPKRLIGKKIKERLGLQRIRLIVCGGAALPGWVSRGLEELGFPIIQGYGLSEAAPLISVNPPSNPNNDSVGMVIPSDEVEIRNMDGEGNGEIIARGPNIMKGYYKNERATEEVLTPDGWLLTGDVGYFDEEGYLYITGRKKFVIVTKGGKNVFPEEIEEKLTKSPYIEEALVFSPDDENIQAIIHPNMEEVRTKLGSLGEELSDENVWKLLKEETRKANRDLETYKRIRHFAVRYEEFPKTTTRKIKRHLFRNVSLGLETKVFRD; this is translated from the coding sequence ATGAAAAAGCTGAATAAACCTATAAGAAAAATTCCGGTAATAAAACCAGGGCTGGGTATCAGAACCATCCCGGAGATGCTGGAGAGTAGTGCTGAGAAATATAAAGACAAAACAGCATTCATGATGCCCAGAAAGAACAGGATGTATGAAATCAGCTTCGGTCAGACCCTGGAGTACGTTAAGCGCATTTCCAGGCATCTGAGGGAACTGGGCTTAGGGAAGGGTGACCACATAGCCATTCTCGGAGAAAACAGGCCGGAGTGGGGGATAGCCTACTTCTCCGTAGCCTGGGTGGGCGCCACCGCCATCCCTCTTGATGCCAGGGCCTCACCCGACTCTTACAAGCCGATCCTAAAATTCTCCGGGGCTAAGGCCATAATCTTATCCCGCTCGTTTCTTCCCTACGTTGAATCCATTTCCGACGAATTGGAGCAACTGAGACATATCATTTTGATGGATGATTTTGAAGATATATACAACCGCTATTCGACCGGGGTGGATAGGGACACGGTTTCGCCTGACGACCTAATGGAAATTCTATTCACCTCCGGAACAACCGGCGACCCCAAGGGAGTGATGCTGACCCACGGTAACATCATGTCAAACGTGGACGATATCTACAGCGCCATAGAATTCAACCCGGAAGATAGCATGTTTTCCATCCTACCTATCCATCACTCCTACGAATGCACTGGTGGGCTTCTCACCCCTTTCTATAACGGTATGAGCGTATTTTACGCCAGAAGCCTGAAACCGAACGAAATGATAGAGGACCTGAGGAGTGCTAAGCCGACCCTCTGGCTTAATTCCCCACTGATTCTGGAGAAGCTCTACCAGCGGATGAATAAAGAGCTATCCAACCAGAAAGGCTTAAGAGCCTTCGTAACCAACATCCTGCCAAAGAGATTGATCGGCAAAAAGATTAAGGAGAGGTTAGGACTTCAAAGAATAAGGCTTATAGTATGCGGCGGTGCCGCCCTGCCCGGCTGGGTTTCCAGAGGGCTCGAGGAGTTGGGCTTTCCAATCATACAAGGCTACGGTCTTTCCGAAGCAGCACCGCTTATAAGCGTTAATCCCCCCTCGAACCCCAATAACGATAGTGTGGGCATGGTCATACCCAGCGATGAGGTCGAGATAAGGAATATGGACGGCGAGGGAAACGGCGAGATAATCGCCCGCGGGCCGAACATAATGAAGGGGTATTACAAAAACGAAAGGGCTACGGAAGAAGTACTGACCCCGGACGGATGGCTACTAACCGGGGATGTGGGCTATTTTGACGAGGAGGGTTACCTATACATAACCGGCAGAAAAAAGTTCGTGATAGTTACCAAGGGAGGAAAGAACGTATTCCCGGAGGAAATAGAGGAGAAGCTGACAAAATCGCCATACATCGAAGAGGCCCTGGTGTTCAGCCCGGACGATGAGAATATTCAGGCTATAATCCATCCCAACATGGAGGAGGTCCGAACAAAACTGGGCAGCTTGGGAGAGGAGTTAAGCGATGAAAACGTGTGGAAACTCCTGAAAGAGGAGACCAGAAAAGCCAACCGGGACCTGGAGACGTACAAGAGGATTAGGCACTTTGCGGTGAGGTACGAAGAGTTCCCCAAGACCACAACCCGCAAGATCAAAAGGCATCTCTTCAGGAATGTGAGTTTAGGGCTCGAAACGAAAGTCTTTAGGGATTAG
- a CDS encoding cation:proton antiporter has protein sequence MQIPLLSEIVIIFGLSIFVLFICHRLRVPTIVGFLLTGTIAGPYGLALIKQSHEVETLAEIGVVLLLFTIGIEFSLKSLLHIRKTVLLGGSLQVFITILVVFVVAELFGRPFGESVFLGFLISLSSTAIVLKLLQERAEVDSPQGRTSLAILIFQDVIVVPMMLLTPLLSRGVENVGQSLLYLLVKGVLVIALVVASAHYLVPRLLFQIARTRSRELFLLSIVVMCFAVAWLTSSIGLSLALGAFLAGLIISESEYSHQALSNILPFRDVFLSFFFISIGMLLDLDFLFSHPFLIAMIALGVLMLKTITAGFASALIGFPLRTTILVGLTLSQVGEFSFILSRTGLQNDLLDGSVYQTFLSVSVLSMAAAPFIIALAPRIADSVSRLPLPERLKSGLYPYRGIDIADRQERLRDHLIIIGFGVNGRNVARAAKAAGIPYLILEMNPETVRDEQEKGELIYYGDAVQEAVLEHAGIKDARVVVIAISDPAATRQVTSIARRLNPKVYIIARTRFIQEVNPLYELGADEVIPEEFETSVEIFTRVLTKYLVPRDDIEKFIAEVRSDGYEMFRSPSRSSPSLFDLTFHFPNVEVCTLQVSDKSPIIGKSLAQIELRNKYGVTLLAIRRDSNILPNPGGDTQLAANDILILLGEPEKIAGVTGVFRNQD, from the coding sequence ATGCAGATACCTTTACTCAGCGAAATAGTCATAATATTTGGACTTTCCATTTTTGTTCTCTTCATATGCCACCGACTGCGTGTGCCCACCATAGTCGGGTTTCTCTTGACCGGAACGATAGCCGGGCCATACGGCCTAGCCTTGATAAAGCAGTCACACGAAGTGGAAACCCTGGCCGAGATAGGGGTTGTTCTACTGCTATTCACGATCGGTATTGAGTTTTCTCTGAAAAGTCTTCTTCACATCAGAAAAACAGTATTGTTAGGTGGTTCTCTTCAGGTGTTCATAACCATACTGGTCGTATTCGTCGTGGCTGAGCTCTTCGGTCGACCGTTTGGGGAATCGGTTTTTCTGGGATTTCTTATATCCCTCAGCAGTACGGCCATTGTGCTAAAACTACTCCAGGAAAGAGCCGAGGTTGATAGTCCACAAGGACGTACTTCCCTGGCTATTTTGATCTTCCAGGATGTGATAGTTGTTCCTATGATGTTGTTGACTCCCCTTCTCTCCAGAGGGGTAGAGAATGTGGGACAATCCCTCCTCTATCTTCTGGTCAAAGGTGTACTGGTAATCGCATTGGTGGTGGCAAGCGCCCATTACCTGGTACCTCGCCTGCTCTTTCAGATTGCCCGAACTAGGAGCCGGGAGCTTTTCTTGTTGAGTATAGTGGTCATGTGCTTTGCGGTGGCCTGGCTTACATCCAGCATCGGCCTCTCTCTAGCCCTCGGGGCATTCCTGGCCGGGCTTATCATTTCCGAGTCTGAATACAGCCACCAGGCGCTAAGCAACATCCTGCCTTTCCGTGACGTATTCCTCAGCTTCTTTTTCATCTCCATCGGGATGCTCCTCGACCTTGATTTTCTTTTCAGCCACCCATTTTTGATAGCAATGATTGCCTTGGGCGTGCTGATGTTGAAAACCATCACCGCCGGGTTTGCCAGCGCTTTGATCGGGTTTCCGCTTCGTACCACCATCCTGGTGGGTTTGACCCTAAGCCAGGTTGGAGAATTTTCCTTCATATTGTCTAGAACCGGTCTTCAAAACGATTTGCTTGATGGTAGCGTCTATCAAACCTTTCTCTCCGTTTCGGTGTTAAGCATGGCTGCTGCTCCTTTTATCATAGCTCTGGCCCCTCGCATCGCCGATTCTGTGTCACGGTTGCCACTGCCGGAAAGATTAAAATCAGGTTTATACCCTTACCGGGGGATAGATATTGCCGACCGCCAGGAGCGCCTCAGAGATCATCTCATCATAATAGGTTTCGGGGTTAATGGCAGGAATGTGGCCCGTGCGGCCAAAGCTGCGGGTATACCCTATTTAATTCTGGAGATGAACCCGGAAACGGTCAGGGATGAACAGGAGAAGGGAGAACTCATCTATTACGGAGACGCAGTTCAAGAGGCAGTGCTCGAGCATGCCGGTATAAAGGACGCCCGGGTGGTGGTGATAGCGATCTCCGACCCGGCAGCGACCAGACAAGTGACCTCCATCGCCCGAAGGCTAAACCCGAAGGTGTATATTATTGCCAGGACGCGCTTTATTCAGGAGGTCAATCCCCTGTACGAATTAGGCGCGGATGAGGTTATTCCGGAGGAATTTGAGACCTCGGTGGAGATCTTTACCCGTGTGCTGACCAAATACCTTGTTCCCAGAGACGATATCGAAAAGTTCATCGCCGAGGTGAGGTCCGACGGGTACGAAATGTTCAGGAGTCCTTCCAGGTCATCCCCGTCCTTGTTTGACTTAACCTTTCACTTTCCCAATGTCGAGGTTTGCACGCTTCAGGTGAGCGACAAGTCCCCTATAATCGGAAAGTCCCTGGCCCAGATCGAGCTTAGAAATAAATACGGGGTCACCCTTTTGGCGATTCGCCGGGACTCGAACATCTTGCCTAATCCTGGTGGAGATACCCAACTGGCTGCCAACGACATATTAATTCTACTGGGCGAGCCGGAAAAAATCGCCGGGGTCACAGGTGTGTTTCGGAATCAGGATTAA
- a CDS encoding cation-translocating P-type ATPase C-terminal domain-containing protein — protein sequence MTNGIQDVALAFEPGEPGAMLRPPRKPTEGIFNRLMVQQTLVSGAVMGSLSFGVWYWLLESGWEEFAARNIVLLLMVLLENYHVFNCRSEYQSVFKISLKQNVFLVVGVLAAQGIHIMAMYVPFMQKVLQVSPVSIEEWFFLFLLASSILVVMEVFKILRKNKS from the coding sequence GTGACCAACGGCATTCAGGACGTCGCCCTGGCCTTTGAGCCCGGGGAGCCAGGGGCAATGTTGCGACCGCCCCGTAAACCGACCGAGGGTATTTTTAACCGGTTGATGGTTCAGCAAACGCTTGTCTCCGGTGCGGTCATGGGCTCTTTATCTTTTGGAGTCTGGTATTGGTTGTTGGAATCGGGTTGGGAGGAATTTGCGGCTCGCAATATAGTTTTATTGCTCATGGTCTTGTTGGAAAATTATCATGTATTCAACTGCCGCTCGGAATACCAATCTGTGTTCAAGATCTCGTTAAAGCAGAATGTTTTTCTCGTGGTGGGTGTTCTTGCGGCCCAGGGTATCCACATCATGGCTATGTATGTCCCGTTCATGCAGAAGGTTCTGCAAGTCTCGCCGGTTTCAATCGAGGAATGGTTTTTCCTGTTCCTCCTGGCATCGAGCATACTGGTGGTGATGGAAGTTTTTAAGATTCTAAGGAAGAATAAAAGTTAG
- a CDS encoding CBS domain-containing protein: MATSVKKMTSSPVITLTEEDTVEEVVKKMLHYDINRIPIVDKEGRPVGIVARYDLLRLISPVNKTR; the protein is encoded by the coding sequence ATGGCGACGAGTGTCAAGAAAATGACAAGCAGTCCGGTGATAACGTTAACAGAGGAGGATACCGTCGAAGAAGTAGTGAAGAAGATGCTCCACTATGATATAAACCGTATCCCCATTGTTGATAAAGAGGGAAGACCAGTCGGAATAGTTGCTCGATACGACCTGCTTCGGCTGATTTCACCGGTTAACAAAACAAGATGA
- a CDS encoding 3-hydroxybutyrate dehydrogenase, with amino-acid sequence MKLDGKVAVVTGAASGIGLAIAEGLAKEGVNITIADLDGEGGKKAVEKIQKLGRDGLFVKTDVTKREDCKNLIAETMKKFGRIDILVNNAGLQHVSPIIDFPEEKWDLLIGVMITGPFLCTKYALPHMIKQKWGRIINISSIHGIIAAKFKSAYVSAKHGVIGLTKVTALEMLEHGITANAICPTFVRTPLVDKQIDDQAKAHGIPREEVLEKVILAEAPMKRMLEPEEVADLVVYLSGESARNITGSAITIDEGWTAQ; translated from the coding sequence ATGAAATTAGACGGAAAGGTAGCCGTTGTAACCGGGGCGGCAAGCGGCATCGGACTGGCCATAGCCGAGGGACTAGCTAAAGAGGGTGTAAATATAACCATAGCCGATTTGGACGGTGAAGGAGGGAAGAAGGCTGTAGAGAAAATTCAAAAACTGGGTAGAGACGGTCTTTTCGTCAAAACCGATGTCACCAAGCGCGAGGACTGTAAGAATCTAATCGCCGAGACCATGAAGAAGTTTGGTCGAATCGATATTCTGGTCAACAATGCCGGGCTACAGCACGTATCCCCGATCATTGATTTTCCGGAAGAGAAATGGGACCTGCTCATTGGGGTTATGATTACCGGCCCTTTCCTCTGCACCAAATATGCACTTCCACACATGATAAAACAAAAATGGGGAAGGATAATAAACATATCTTCCATACACGGGATTATTGCCGCTAAATTCAAATCCGCTTACGTTTCGGCAAAGCACGGCGTGATCGGTCTTACCAAGGTAACCGCGTTAGAGATGCTAGAACATGGAATAACCGCAAACGCTATATGCCCCACATTCGTGCGTACTCCACTCGTAGATAAACAGATAGACGACCAAGCCAAGGCCCACGGCATACCCAGGGAAGAAGTGCTCGAAAAGGTAATCCTGGCCGAGGCCCCTATGAAAAGGATGCTCGAACCGGAAGAGGTGGCAGACCTGGTTGTTTATTTGTCCGGCGAGTCGGCCCGTAACATCACCGGGTCGGCAATAACCATAGATGAGGGATGGACGGCGCAGTAA